CCATGAATGGAGAGCCAAACCTTTCCCCCTGCCAATGGGAGCGAGACTGGAATGATGTTTTAAAAGTGGCTATGCAAGTCGGGATCCCAAAGGACTCAATCAGGCTCGTAGATCTGTCGAAGGAGTACTGGAGTAGGGTGTTTGAGCCTGCAGTGGGAGTATGGGAGAGGGGCGGAACTCCTAATCCAGATGTGGATTGTAACAGGTACTCCATAATAACCTCGAAGTGTTTGTAATCGGCTGATAATGGAATGTAGGGAGATCAAGTTTGGCGCTTTACTGGATGTCTTGCCAAAGAAAGACAGACATTTCCTTGCAACAGGTCATTATGGCCGTGTTGCCCACCTCCCACATCTGGGCGCTTCGAAGCTTTTACGAGCAACCGATCAATCCAAAGATCAAACCTATTACCTCTCTCAAATGACCGAACCTCAACTATCTCGCGTATGTTTAGGTGCATTTCCCTTTGTTGTTCATGAAGCtgaatggatggatggcaggcaattcttcctcttggaGGTTTATTAAAAACTGACGTAAGACGATTGGCAGAGCATTGGGGTTTACCGAAcgcgaagaaggaagagtctATGGGCGTGTGTTTTATTGGGGAGCGAGGGAAGTTCGGAGATTTCATCTGTGCGTCCTATCACATTACTTTTGTTGCTGGAGTAAATTATTAACTCACCATCCGcctttcattcttcctctcttggCTTTCTACTTTCAGCGCAATACACCTCCCCACCTGAACCAGGCCATCTCATTAATCTTTCCGGCGAGCGTTTGGCAGAACACAAGGGGCTCTGGTACTACACCATTGGTCAACGAGCGAGGGTTGCGAATCAGCTGAAACCCATGTTTGTTGCGAAAAAGGGCGtaggggagaaggggacaGATATATTGGTCGTCCCCGGATCGTGAGtttcctccatttcttcaCCATTCCAGGTGGTATGGAAAAtaaaaaggggaaaggatCGGAATGACTGATGGCATTCTAGAGACCATCCGATGTTGCTCTGCAAGGGTGTTCATACTTCCGACTTCCATTGGATACATCGCACATTCCCACGAGAACAACTTGATAAAGAACCTGAGAAAGTGGGGATACAAGTTAGACACAGGATGAATCCTGTTGATGGTCGAATTGTCGTGGGTAATGACATCAAGAAGTGAGTCTACAATCCTCGTATGGCTCCCTGTATAAACCGCATTCTTTCAAAAGTTGTCAGTAGCTGATGGAGTGGATGAAGTGTGGCTGTAGAATTTAATCAACCAATTGCTGGTGTGAGCCCTGGGCAGGTCGTAGCCGTCTGGTATGATGGGTGGTGTCTGGGAAGTGGGGTCATCAAGGGTACAACATGTGTAGGAAAAATGTGAACGGAGGGAACgggggagatggaggtgtgAAAGGAGGTATTtggtgaaaagaagatcttGGAAGGTCAGGAAGTCGAGCATACCACTATAGCATCATAAAGCGCAGATAATCTGTTGTAACATATGTAGCATCACTCTTGCACTTTTCTCCACGCTACAGGCTCGAGATATGATATTAACAATGATTGTGCTATGCCAGCTTGCAAGCATTCGAGCCACGTCAATCGACTCCCAAAAAAGGCATATCTCATGCAGGGTATAAACACAATCCGAATCTATTAGCCTGGCACAGTTTCCACAGATCCCATGCACGGCCTATTCGCCCGCCCTCGCTCTGTCCAAAGCATCTTTTAAACCCTTCACTTCCGcaatctcttcctgccTTATCCCGCCATCACTCTGCTTTGAGGACAGTGGACAGACATCCATCTCGGTCCAATCGGCCCAAAGTTGATCGACACCAGCTAGAGGCGTTGGGTGATCGATGGTAAGAAGGTAAAGGGCATCATAACCACCCGCTAAATCAAATCGAATCATGAGCTTTTGCATTGTTTCATACATGTGGATTGAGACCTGAAAATGAAGGTTTGGAGAGTAGTTGTAAAAGAGGGACTGGAACACGTACCTCCTGGAACTCCACCACCTACAACGCCCTTGACATGTCCGCATGCATCTAACAATCTTGTTTGTTCTTTGGGTTCGATAGGTACGTCCGAGAGATCAGACATTTCACGCAGTAGAGCGCGgatggatgagagggagagggcgaggcgatggaggagatgaagtgTGCGTGAAGAGGTAGGGGCTGCAGGGAGGTTCAAAAGCTACAACAGGACGGCCTTGTCAGTAAtggtgggaaaaggaaaggaaaggacgagagagagaaagattGCAGACGCACCTCGTCAGATGTAAGCTGTGCCGCGgccatcatcgtcttttCATAATCACTCTCGCTTTCTGCGCCAACCATATCCCTCAACACGTTTCCCAGCGCCCTGTTCGCATTATCCAGCTTCCCCCACACTTCATCGGCCTTTTCCCTGTCGTTATTTCTCCATTTGAGGACGGAGGAGACAAAGGAAGGAGTATCGGTACCGCAAGAAACGTCGGCTAGTAAAAGACGCAAGTGTTTGGGCAGTCGGAAGGGGATTGCTTTGTTATCCCATTTGCTCAGATGGAGTGCATCGAGGAGGGATGTAGAGGCGGTAGAGCTAGAGGGTTGAGGACGGGAGAATGGGGCGAGGGACATGAGAGGCATAAGGACGGATGGGGAGAAACGGGTGTACAGGTGAGAGCCATAGACGGCGGAGGAAACGTCGAAACCTGATCCAACTTTTCCCTGAGCTTGGCAATGCGCCAACTGAGCGACAGCGTGAATGGCAGCTTTGTCGTCTTCAGAGATATCGCCCTCTGGAGAGGCATGGGTGAtatggagatgggagagcAAAGATCCGACGAGGGAAGTGACTAGCGCGGCAGAGGAGCCGAGGCCGGTTTTGCTGGTTGCAGGAATTGGGCGGGGAAGGGGGGTGAATGGCgggagatggggaagggATGATATCCGGGttgggagggaaagggacgTGAGCTGAAGGATAAAAGTCAGTTATCAACAAAGTTAAGCGTTATCCCGTACCCCCCCAAAAAAGCGAACTGTGACGTACCTGCTCGCGTTGAGAGTAAAAGTCATTGTCTGCAAAAACGACCACTTCCAGACCATCTCCATTACCCTTTATCCGCTTTATCAACTCGTCCAGTGCTGTTTCCTCGTCCCCAAGTTTGGCCAAGATGGTTTCGTAAGCATACTCGAGCACTTTGCAGAGCGTGATAAAGATAAACTTGTTCTTTCCGGCCTGCTCTTCGTTGATCTGTTTAAAGCCGAGATACAAACTCTCCTTTTCACCGTCTtcaccagcagcaaaagTTGCAGAGGCAGAAGGCTTTGAGATGGAGTAGACCCATGTGGAAGCTTTGGAAGGGAATTGACCGGCGCGTACCGAGATGATGGCTTCGTCACCTTTACCTTGACGAGTGTCGGTGTTGGTGCCAGGATCAGTGTCGAATTTGTTAGATGTGCCGGAGGTGGACGTTAAGCGGTTCGAGACGCAAGAGTAGAATCTACTAGAAGTGCCGATGACTAGACCAGAGTAGTTTGTATCGAGGACAAGGTATCCTCCGGCGATAAGGACTTTGCCGGGGGAGGATACCACTGTCGTCCTCCTTTCTGTCATTTTGGGATATGCGAACTGTTGTATTGTATATAGAGGTTcgggggaagaagttgggTCGATGAGGGAAAACATAAACAAGGGACGAACGATAGCAACGCGGATGTTCCACGTCACCGTTTATTTTGTGTCGACTTTGAAACCGCCCATGCACGACGAAGGGGAACAAGATGATAACAAGTGCAAGTACAATCAAACCAATTTGTTGAAAAAAGGTCCATAAAGAATCCATAAAAAAGACATATTTAAAATTATCCGGGACTTCGAAAGAAAATTAGCTAATTGGTAAGATTTATTTTAAATTGTTCAGAGTTTTTCGTGGGTAGATgcgagaagatgaagaaatgcCTATCAACAACAGAAAAGAacggaagggaaggataaAAAAACCTATTGTCAAGTATTTTTTTAAAGCAAGACGGCGGCGCCGAAGAGCATGGAGATGGCTACAGCACCGATCATGACGATTCCTTGTCCGTGGACATTGGCTGCTTTAGTTGCAGCGGAAGAAGTGCCGGATGATTCGACGGCTGCTGCGCCGGTTGATGCGCTGCCGCCGGCAGAGCTGCTGGTGGAGGccgcagaagaagaagaagaagaggatgaagaggtgggAATGTTGGTAGGAGGGGGTTGAGAGGTGCTTCCGATAGAGGAGACGGCCAGGGTGGAGCCACCGGAGAGGGTGGAAGGGGTGGCTGTTACAGCCCAGCTGACCGTATCGACGCCGTCTGCGTGTGTTGCGATagggagggagggaaaagggggaggggaagagtgtTAGCGTGGAGCAAGGGTGGGAttaaaaggaaaagggataTGGACGAAAGGGGAGGGAAATATGGACGTACTGGAAATGGTAGAGTAGGTGAAACAGTTGGACGTCTTTGGGTAGCTATTTCCTCGCCCCATTGCCATCAGCTCGATCGATAAGCGAGACTTGGATTTAAAACTCACAAAGCAACACTACTAGGCGTAACAGTTTGTCCTACAGTAAACATGCCGGTCGTTTCAGCGTTGGACCAAGTACCAGTGTATCGCTGTCGGAAAGTAGAGTACGTTCCGTTGGGTTGGGGGTAGAGACCAGGGGGGGCGGCGGCGTCGCCTTCGCATGATGTGAAAGAGTTGTTGGTGTTGTAAAAGTCCCTGTGGTGCGCGCGGAGAGACGGATCGCGTTAGCCGAGGTGAGAGGGCATGGTATAAGATGACGGCATCGGTGGAGAAAAAAatgggatggagaagaaatcgACGTACTCGATTGCCATGACAAACGCACAACCCATGATGTCAAGTTCATGCTCGCACTGCAAGGCGGCAGTCGCGTTGGCGTTTTCAGCTGTACAGATACGCAGGCAGAATTGGTCGTATGAGATCTACTCATGCGTTATGCTGTTAGATTGCTTAGAAGGACAACGAAGACCCCAGAAACCTACAAAActcatccattcctcgTAAAACACATCCTTGCCCTCGACGTCGGACGTGGCGTTTCCGCCAATTGGGTTTCCGAGGTTTTCAGCCCCATGGGGATCCAGCTCACCGCCAGAGTCGCCTTGTGGCTGTAGAGACGGCCGTCAGTTCGTTCTTCTCGCATTTCAGTGCAACGGCCTTACAATACCGATTTTGGTCGCGTCCCAGACTGGAATGGGTCAAACGCGTCAATGTCAGCTTGTTTGGGGAGGGTGTAAATagagaaaaggcaaaataCTTACAGCCCCAGATCTGGACGTACAGCGGGGTCTTGATAAACTACTCGTCGTTGATGAGCGTTCCA
The DNA window shown above is from Cryptococcus tetragattii IND107 chromosome 12, whole genome shotgun sequence and carries:
- a CDS encoding phosphomevalonate kinase; this encodes MTERRTTVVSSPGKVLIAGGYLVLDTNYSGLVIGTSSRFYSCVSNRLTSTSGTSNKFDTDPGTNTDTRQGKGDEAIISVRAGQFPSKASTWVYSISKPSASATFAAGEDGEKESLYLGFKQINEEQAGKNKFIFITLCKVLEYAYETILAKLGDEETALDELIKRIKGNGDGLEVVVFADNDFYSQREQLTSLSLPTRISSLPHLPPFTPLPRPIPATSKTGLGSSAALVTSLVGSLLSHLHITHASPEGDISEDDKAAIHAVAQLAHCQAQGKVGSGFDVSSAVYGSHLYTRFSPSVLMPLMSLAPFSRPQPSSSTASTSLLDALHLSKWDNKAIPFRLPKHLRLLLADVSCGTDTPSFVSSVLKWRNNDREKADEVWGKLDNANRALGNVLRDMVGAESESDYEKTMMAAAQLTSDELLNLPAAPTSSRTLHLLHRLALSLSSIRALLREMSDLSDVPIEPKEQTRLLDACGHVKGVVGGGVPGAGGYDALYLLTIDHPTPLAGVDQLWADWTEMDVCPLSSKQSDGGIRQEEIAEVKGLKDALDRARAGE
- a CDS encoding tRNA (5-methylaminomethyl-2-thiouridylate)-methyltransferase — encoded protein: MSSLHIHYPPEQAQSAHILSICSLPEMWFTSLRPLSTLSKFHCSNARASKSLQSLLRAVNVNLKPLVRIRSTHTLAESELRNLLPTMSELGLREGDHVTVGMSGGVDSATTLRILREFPIHLDVIFMRNWDPLLSESPPESSSSPSSISFAYSSTTPMNGEPNLSPCQWERDWNDVLKVAMQVGIPKDSIRLVDLSKEYWSRVFEPAVGVWERGGTPNPDVDCNREIKFGALLDVLPKKDRHFLATGHYGRVAHLPHLGASKLLRATDQSKDQTYYLSQMTEPQLSRAILPLGGLLKTDVRRLAEHWGLPNAKKEESMGVCFIGERGKFGDFISQYTSPPEPGHLINLSGERLAEHKGLWYYTIGQRARVANQLKPMFVAKKGVGEKGTDILVVPGSDHPMLLCKGVHTSDFHWIHRTFPREQLDKEPEKVGIQVRHRMNPVDGRIVVGNDIKNVAVEFNQPIAGVSPGQVVAVWYDGWCLGSGVIKGTTCVGKM